From the Argentina anserina chromosome 3, drPotAnse1.1, whole genome shotgun sequence genome, the window atgattgttgtgatATGGTGGGGTCATTCatagacccaggaaaccacTGTTTTGTTATCTTTGCGTCAaatcggataatgccatgagagttTGAGTCTTGGCACATGTTGAGTCTGTGTATCTGGGAGTCgctatcacagacattgttGTGATATTtgagtatagtgaggtgtttcaggagatactgagtttgCCATCTTAGAGAGTTGTCGATTTCTTATTTACGAGGTACCTGTTATAGCACCTGTAGCGAATGCGCCTTATGGGATTGAGACAGAACGAGTTTAAAGAATTGAAAGCGCAGATAGATGGTCTATTAGACCTAGGGTTCATCAGACCTAGTGTCTCACCTTGAGTTGTGCCGGTGTTATTCGTGAATAAGAAAGTGGTCTCATGCGGTTGTGTGTGGATTATAGGGGAATGATTATGGTGACCATCAAGACCATGTATcatttacctaggattgagGACTTGTGTGATACGTCCTTAAGGTGGtgatacaattattgaattgaaattcacattacgTCGTCGTTGAGTTCCAACTTGTTTTGGGTCGGCCATAGACAATTGATGATACACATTGTTCTTGAACTGTGCAAGAATctaaggtgatggagaaatctcaacatgacatcatgaattaattattGCTAGATGAACATTTAATTGAGAACGTTGATCATTCTTGAATTAatcattttggtgttgggatCGGAACTTAACTAGgccacaggtccaaatgagacgttATGGCGGCGAAGTAACTTTATGGAAGGTAAGgaatgagatgaccttagcttagtaGTGTTTTAACGAATTTTTTGGGACAATCACCTTCcaactggtaaagaaatggttgaggaccaaaatttgtttttcaagtgcaagtggtgtTAGTGTTGGTGACTTAGAGGCTCTTTTCCCTCTATGCATtagattgtttattgttggataaggtggtgttgactgaagtgttcaacaagggataaattttacgaTAAAAGGGTAATCAAGTATATTGTTGCTTacagagaagttattttggccgaatgcgttggccatgagggttcttattgaaagtaaagaaacaactgtttagagtggtggtgtaGCAATCATTTTGgggttagttttgaggagacaGTGGACCCAATATCTGGTTCTGTTGTTGAATTGATTGCagaacttattagtactacaacggTGATGGAAACCAATGCTTTAGATGATGTACTATGAACAGTGATAGCGTGAACAGTAAAAACACCCACGCTTACTAGTAGGGAAATGAGTAAGCAAAATATTGTACCATGAAGACTTGcttgttttttgtttgcttCGATTGTACATTGGAACGAGAAAAATGTGTTTCCACAATTTATACGAAGGTTTGGTATTGTACTCTGATCGAGAGccatcgtttgtgaaaaccaCATACCACGTCGGCTGTCTATTAATACGGAAGAGGTACGGAGGGTAAACAAGCATTAAATCTTAGAAAAGATAGAGAGTTTACATGCGATGAACTCTTGTATGGAACTCTAGAATCCCAGCGATTTAGCCTTTCTACATACGTTGAAATATAGGTGAGCAAGCTCATTACACGTGAATTACCaattttcaataaattttcTTCCCGACGCCGCTTCCTCAATTTTACCTTCATCTTACTAGGTTGGACCCTTCTCATTCTCCATCAGTTTGTGAATTCTATTAAAAAACCAGTTTCTTAAAATGAATGGCACAAAAGGGAAATTAAGTTTTCGTTAGATTAGTTACTGTGTTGGAGCATCCTAATTCTCTAAGCAATCATTGGATTAaggatttatgaaagaaaaTATCGATAATATTTCTAAAGTCGGTGAAATACTGAGATTTCTATCCCCAAACGAAAATACATATCCACTACATAGAACACCTATAAGTAAAACTCCAGAACTTACTGATTAACACACTTGCGAATCGAAGGTTGCCATTagggaggaaaagaaaaacaaaatcaatgcCTGTGTTTTTAAGCTCGAGCATGGTTATCAAATGTGTTTGGTTATTGTTGTTGGTATTCCACAACAATGTTGAAGCTCAGATGAAAATTTTCGACGTAAACCAATATGGTGGTATTGCAGATGGAAAAACTGATAACAGCaaggtatatataattatatatacgtCCAGAATTCCGATCATGTCTTAGTTTCTAACTCATACATAGCTAATGATTATGATGCAAGTTTCAAATATATGTTGAATTCTCTTTGCAGGCTTTTCTTGATGCATGGTATGCAGCTTGCAATAACACTGGAGGTGGCGTGGTCTTATTTCAGAAAGGCATATATTTAGTGAACCCTTTGGTCATAAAAGGCTCTTGCAAGGGGCCAATGGAGTTGCAGATCCAAGGCACCTTATTGGCTTCAAGAGAGAAGCAATACTCGGTTGATATTGATCATTGGATCCTCTTCCAATACATTGACAGCTTCGTAATAAGTGGTGGAGGGACGTTGGACGGCCAAGGAGCCGCTTCTTGGCCCTATAACGACTGTAGCCGGAACACGCATTGCAAGCCACTGCCTGGGGTAAGTGGCTGTACTCGCacttgctatatatatatatgtgcatatgTAATTTCGGTTCCTATACGTAGCTTCATGATTAGGTCATGCATTAGGAGCATAACCTCGATCAGTAGAACTGATAAACGATGGTGCTAGGATCATGAGGTGCAATTGCAATCTGTAGGAGGATATTTCATCACTCCTCGTTGGCTAGCAACAAAAGATTATGTGCTCGCATTAGAGATCGAAATTTCCCCTCcaaatatatacttattaattagatatatataattgaaaagTTCATTCTATTTCTAGAACAAATTAGCCGAGTCTTATGATTTACGAGATTTGTAAGAGAATTCTTTACATAAAATCGAACTTATATATGAGAATATGATCTTTACGTATAAGTAGCTCATAACTAATTGTCTTAAATTGCTAATTACCTTTGGTTTCAGTCATTGAAGTTCGATTTTGCCAATAATACGAGGATTGACAACATAACTTCCCTCAACAGCAAGAACGTCCACATCAACCTTTACGCATGTCTTAATGTGATAATCAGCAACGTTAACATAAGTGCTCCGGGCGACAGCCCCAACACCGATGGAATTAAGATCGGGAATTCAAGCAACATCCAAATATATGATTCAGTAATAGCCACAGGAGATGACTGCGTAGCATTCCTTCCCGAATCAAGAAACATTTCCGTTACTCATACTCACTGCGGGCCTGGCCATGGAATCAGTTTAGGAAGCATTTCAGGCAGCTCTATTTCTGATTTGAACGTAACCCAATGCAGCTTCGTAGGTACTCAGAATGGTCTTAGAATCAAGACTACGAGTCCCTCCCAACCAGGCATTGTTTCAACTGTTAAATTTGAACACATTGAAATGCACAAGGTCCATAACCCGATCGTCATTGATCAACAATATTGCAGTGGCAGTGGTTGTACTGGACCGGTAACGGTAAGCAATTAAGCTGTTCATTTCCATGAAATATACTAGCTAATGTTTATAACACCCCATTTAATCATTTATAAGTAGTAGTGCTATTGTTTAAACATGTTATAAATAATAGAATTTAGATCATGCACTCACTTTTATTGTCTGCAGAAAATTATTTCGGAGATCCAGATTACTGATGTCAAGTATAATGACATTTGGGGTACTTCAGAGACAGATGTTGCAGTAACACTCAACTGTAGCGAAAATAAACCTTGTGAGAAAATCGTATTACAAGATATCAACTTAGATTACATAGGACGCGGATCGACAAAAGCCTCGTGTTTGAATGCAAAAGGAGTAGCTTATGGCAAAGAAAAACCTAATTCTTGCCTACAGAGTTAATCTTCTTCGTAGTCATGGCTTTCAGAAGTTCAGTGTACAAAATAATTTATGACACATACGTAGTCAATAAGTCAAGTATATATAGACGTTTAGTTGTATTGTATTTGTCGTTAATTATGTATGTAAGCACAATTATGTGCGAATAAAATTGATCATTAAACATTAGTTCTCTTTTACATGGTGAATTTTTCTcataaaaagttaaaaacacaGAAGGTCGTTGGAAATTATCGAGTGATGGAAGGATGCCTgtaatttcaaatttaaagttatatatatatatatgatgccttttttatcattcgatCACATACTTTCCCAATTAATCCTGCCATCTTATGCGATATAATGGAATTGAAGATCAATGCAATATGAAATTTCATTCCAAGCTAGGGATTTTTACTCAGTTATTTCTTATGAAATGTAACAATCTGCTCATACAACGGAAGTTTCTTACACTTGTTAAATCTTATAAAAATCTAATTGTTCTCGATAAAATCTTTACTACACACTTTAATTTCTTAAAAAGGGGTCGTGAATGAGTATTATTTATGACGTGCATTTTGATGGACAACATAATATCACAAGCATTTTCATTAGAGACGTGTTTGGATTACGACTCGTGCTACCGTTCTATATCGCATTTTCTGTTGAAAGTGTTGAGAGTGAAGAATAGTACAATTTATTTATGTAAGTTGAGTTCTGATTGTCTAATATTGAGCTCTGTTGCATTTGTGTTTCATCTGATATGCCTTTTGCAGGCTATACAAAGTCAGGATTATGCTAAGAATTTAAGTTCTTTCCCCATCCTAGTTTTATATATCAAATAAGCTCCCTTATATTTATGCTGTGTCCTATTTAATGGTGGAGATTACGTGATCGATCAATTCATTATAATTTTCTGTaatatattcttttttttgtttcctgGCATTTCCGCAAAATTATCATGATCACTAGTTCACTACTCATACTCCAATATTCATCTTCGAAGTTTTTCTTAGCTAAATTGTTTCAGTTCATTCTGAATATATGAGAATCATTAGTGAATTGATGAGTTAATTTTCAGAACACCAGCTTATGCATGATATCCATAATCCACTGTTTCTGAGTCTAAAAGTTTTGAGTCTTAGTCTAGTATTGGTTGATAATTGTAGCCTGTTTGCTACAGATTATATCTTAGTTGATGAGTCAAAATTTGTAAGTCTAGCTAAATCCAGTGATGAGTCAAGATTTAGTCTGTAattcctttaatgctgatacTTTTTAATTCAGTGAACTTACGGTTACATACCTCATAAGAATAATGCCAATTCCTTATGAATTAACTTCTCTTATATCCATAAATTACTTGATCTCTCAAAGTACGTTTTTTTCAGGTACTTCCATGTCTTGATATCTGATACAATCTGTTCTGTCTATGTTTACTCTTGTTTTCTTGCCATTTCGTTTTGTTAACGAATTTTGGCTTCCTTAAGtcctatatttttaatttaataaatattttggaaaaaaaccCTACTTCCTTCAACATTTGGCAGaaattttgtttctgttgTGTGAAATGTTTCGTCTCTTGAGATTTTTGATTTAGTGTCAGCATAATtcatatttttgtaaaaaaaaaaatgaatgctCATATTTAATGCAGGAAGGAAAACAAGCAATGTGAACTTGTGCCTAATGAGTTATCAAAATGAAGAACTATGTGCATATTGAAATAGggaacatatataattgagGATTAGATTTCATCCAAACTGCAAtgctgtaacgaccccaaaatttcaagcttaaaaactcaaaatttcaaaatcgttaaacaccaaacaatctcaacgaatcgaaatcatttaaaatgccacagcggatcatctctgagttcaaaatacaactcagtcaaaccgattattacaacccaaattataattcaatattataacaatggaattgcataatcctcacaacaaactcacaagatagtcacacaaaatcctcacaccagctggagataaataacttcaagtccactGAGCGGTACGTCAATTCccactaatccacacctgcagagttatccactacaccatcgaattggtgcaccgggattgtaaacacaaacccggtaagctttacagctcgtatgagtaaaatgaaaatatataactcgcatatcaatatatacgaaaatccagaaatcaaacaaatataaatgcacacATGAGTCAAaaatggacgacccatctggtcgtcccaaagaaatatgaaataaaacgctcatgagaaattaagtaacccttatggttacccaaatgcatttatattacgggtaccaagaacgctggtacacatctgttacccctctcgtaatacaccgcggatattggatagccacccgctacccaacatccaaaacaatcaaagtacccatgagcaaataaccacctgttacctcacatgcagtactacggcagacagactagagctctaactgtatcgtaactttcgcccggccaaaggctaggttccaacttgccaaacacgtacaataatctcacatcatattgtaccaaatcacgtccgaagacaaatcaacattttaacaatctcaatgttaaaatcacgtacaataatctcacatcatattgtaccaaaaatcaagtccgaaaacaaatcaacattttcacaatctccatgttaaaatcacgtacaataatctcaaatcatattgtaccaaaaatcaagtccgaagacaaatcaagattttaacaatctccatgttaaaatcaagtacaataatctcacatcatattgtacaaatcaaaatcacatgctcgatatataaatctcgtcatcaaaatgacataaaacacgataaaatcataacagtatattatatagcaaactatatatatatgtatatatttatcatttatacaatatatatatatataatccattatatcatatacatgtcatatttcataaacacgtccgaagacaaaaactcgtccgaaaacaaaactcattcgaaaacaaaactcgtccgaagacaaaacgttttaacaaataccatgttaaaaccatgtacaataatcacacctcatattgtacaaattaaatcacatgctcaatatttaattctcgtcatcgaaataacaaatcccaatgaatttataacagtatataatatagcaaactatatatatatatatgtacttattaccatttatacaatatatatgtaataacccgaatttttagaactaaatgtcgagtattttcaaagtgttaaacttgtgaaattaattcaagacgacaattggaggtttgcgacatttcgaaacgaaaacggaaacgttctcggatcgtttaattagaaaacgtaacgttaccgcaacgaatagatcgacttttattccgtcgctcggttgcaaaaacttccttcacgaaagtcgtagagctcatcgatacgagttcgtagacacgtcatgcgttcgaatcggacgtcggacgcgaaagttattaacgtcggaagttcgtttccgattttggaaatagtataaaaggaaggaaaggagattaaaaatcagatttttactccaaaaatcagctcgggggtactgttcacccgagctcgggtactgttcacccgacccaaaaaccttctccggccgatttctccaccatccgacgtcgcctcgtgtcgtgccacctatcaaactgacgggctcgacgagctccatcttttgggctacgccttgcactccggcgacaaccacacacggtgtagcaaccgccggaagttactgctgtggcgacgccacctcctccggccaccatggctcgagattcttggggggttttgcttgtctcagtcccagaaacattcccacaaaaggaatcgagccaaatcgaagtgtaagtacccgaatcaaaatttcaatttctaaggtttgtgaatagtgccgatttcatgttcttcgttgtttggactgtttagactcggatttagactttggtgtcaactaggaagttgttggaaatgttgtttaggttgtggtggtgaaatttggtgatgattggtggcggtcggtgaacactaacgccgcatgaatagtaccgtcgcatgaatagtaatatgtaatagtaactgtgaacattGAACTGAAAACAGTAATTTGAACAGTGAATGGTAAAACaataactgtgaacagtgttttggtaaaacagtaactgtgaacattGATTagtaacatgaacagtgttcagtgaacaatgttttatgaacaacacttagctgtgctgaactcgttacctgatattttaagtatcattttctaagcatttatcgtgctattaggtgactgacgaaacgagtgaggaaattactttcatggtcgtggaagttgcacgcaggaaagaaggtgagtaaaatctcacttatttacgaatctaccctcgcggtgattcaagattttgcaagagtatttaataatgaattacaacatgtatacaatatagtggattacatatatatcgtataaatggtaataagtacatatatatatagtttgctatattatatactgttatgaattcattggaattggtcatttcgaatgacaaGAATTAAATATGGagtatgtgatttgatttttgtacaatatgaggtgtgattattgtacgtgctTTTAACatgtgtttgttaaaatgttttgtcttcggacgagttttgtcttcggacgagtttttgtcttcggacgtgtttatgaaatatgacgtgtatatgatataatggattatatatatattgtataaatggtaaatatgtacatatatatatagtttgctatataatatactgttatgattttctcgtgatttatgtcatttcgatgacgagatttaaatatcgagcatgtgattttgatttgtacaatatgatgtgagattattgtacgtgattttaacattgagattgttaaaatgttgatttgtcttcggacatgatttttggtacaatatgatgtgagattattgtacgtgattttaacattgagattgttaaaatgttgatttgtcttcggacgttatttggtacaatatgatgtgagattattgtacgtgtttggcaagtcggaacctagcctttggccgggcgaaagttacgatacagttagagctctagtctgtctgccttagtactgcatgtgaggtaacgggtggttatctgctcatgggtactcagattgttttggatgttgggtagcgggtggctatccaatatcggcggtgtattacgagaggggcaacagatgtgtaccagcgttcttggtacccgtattataaatggatttgggtaaccagaagggttacttaatttctcatgagcgcttctttttctttgggacaaccagatgggccgtccactgactcatgagtgcatttatatttgtttgatttgtggattttcgtatttattgatatgcgagttatatattttcattttactcatacgagctgtaaagcttaccgggtttgtgtttacaatcccggtgcaccaattcgatggtgtagtggataactccgcaggtgtggattagcgggaattgacggaccgctcagaggacttgaagttatttatctccagcttgcgtgaggatttggtgtgactatcttgtgaggattatacatttccaattgatataatgttgaattatatgtttggtttgtaataattggttttctgagttgtattgagaactcagtgatgatccgctgtgcacgttaaatgatttcgatttcattgagattgttttggtgttctaacgactttgaaattttgagtttttaggcttgaaattttagggtcgttacagttggtatcagagcctaagtgcgtatttggcgattatctataccatccgggagcgatgatccgactgcaggcgggcacccatcacatgctccttggtattgatatgttgtcgggtacgcgagagtgttaggagccataccttatggtttggtcctgtagagagtattgtgacgatactccgatgattcaccttcttctgagatttcatgattgatattagttggatctattttgtcgaattcgagacttcacatgtatgattgagtgttaattgttgaatggtgatgaatttggaaaaagggCCGtgaacagggccgaggacggacgtCGCGGCCGAGGTAGGtttgcaggccgagtccgcaatgtggagaacctttacgaggaggctgctccacgggCAGAATAGGTGGACCATGCTACTGTCGTTAGAGacgacgatagtcgtgtgttaagttgatcaaggacTTTAATCGTCTGTCAACGTCTTATTTCATAGAggcctggatcatatggtagtggACCACTGGATCGAGGGCTTCATAAtctactttgagatgattgagtaccctgagaaagagaagaagaagatatcgACACTTATTAGTGATAGTTCAGTAGAGGAGATGGTAGGATTGACTCCTACATCTatgagaaactctttatgtgtcacttcgcatttggagtgttcctcgaattggagacaatgaaaggcttgtcctattttgagtggaagtggagagttctctgcttatttggtCGTGATTCCGAatcacacctatgatgtgatcataggaattgattggttgagtacGCAGTacacggtgattgattgttttgacttAATGACTGGTACGATCAGcttagagaggctacaatactccctgagtttgacatgcgatccaaatactggaatgctaacaagtttgagtatatagtttcctatcagggcagagaactatcaaggagtcttgatagagagcgttgaccctatattgagggatgttcagtgtttaaatgttaaggactagattttagttatgcaactaatctaagttgaagcctaacaaggttgagatattacgttcaggtaagagatgtgtagaccataggttggaggtggttaacgaaaattttcgtgactagcatctctaacgctattggtaacagagtggtagggcgtatgatacgtccataaagtggtaatacaattattgaattgagattcacattttgtcgatgtgacattccaaacttgttttggttcggttatagacaattgatgttacgcattgttcttggctgagcaagaaatataaggtgatggagaaatctcaatgtggcgatatgaattaattatttgctagatgagcatttaaatgagaacgctGGTCTTTCagaatttaattattttggtgttggggattggaacttcacaatgcctcAGGTCtaaatgagacgcaatggcggtgaagtaactctattgaaggtaaggtatgagatgaccttagcttagtggtgttttaacgaattggtcgtgacaagtaccttctaactggtaaagaaatggttgaggacTAAATCTTTTTTTCAAGTGCAGGTGGTGTTAGTGTTGGAGACATAgagttttttttccctttatgcatcagattgtttattgttggataaggcgaagttgactgaagtgttcaacaatggataaattttacgataaagagtaatcaattatattactgcttgcagagaagttattttggccgaatgcgttgaCCATAAGggttcttaatgaaagtaaagaaacaactgtttagagtggtggtatagcgatcattttgggttagttttgaggagatggtggacctaatatcgggttctgttgaagtaattactaaacttattagtactacaacggtgggaggaaccaatatcttagatgatgcactggggcatttgtgtgggaccgtatgtcatgcatttgaggcatgtatgaaccagggggtaaagtatatctcggttgtggtcgtgttggattttgcactgtaaagttcacctaatttttcatgttccaccgtTGGGAGATAAATACATTCTTTGTTTGAACcccaaattgtggcataccactcatggaagcaggaagctgtaattaattttcgacggtaagttttggtGAGTGTGATGGGATGCGTGATGCGTCACTCTTGTGTTGGCAgtagaggttctctactgccttgtgcgtatatt encodes:
- the LOC126787150 gene encoding exopolygalacturonase-like — its product is MVIKCVWLLLLVFHNNVEAQMKIFDVNQYGGIADGKTDNSKAFLDAWYAACNNTGGGVVLFQKGIYLVNPLVIKGSCKGPMELQIQGTLLASREKQYSVDIDHWILFQYIDSFVISGGGTLDGQGAASWPYNDCSRNTHCKPLPGSLKFDFANNTRIDNITSLNSKNVHINLYACLNVIISNVNISAPGDSPNTDGIKIGNSSNIQIYDSVIATGDDCVAFLPESRNISVTHTHCGPGHGISLGSISGSSISDLNVTQCSFVGTQNGLRIKTTSPSQPGIVSTVKFEHIEMHKVHNPIVIDQQYCSGSGCTGPVTKIISEIQITDVKYNDIWGTSETDVAVTLNCSENKPCEKIVLQDINLDYIGRGSTKASCLNAKGVAYGKEKPNSCLQS